A genome region from Penaeus vannamei isolate JL-2024 chromosome 20, ASM4276789v1, whole genome shotgun sequence includes the following:
- the LOC138865220 gene encoding uncharacterized protein — translation MCTSTHVYYSCVLLLMCTSTHVYFYPCVLVLMCTSTHVYFYLCVLLPMCTCTHVYFYSCVHLPMCTSTHVYFYPCVLLLMCTSTHVCTSTRVYFYSCVLLLMCTSTHVYFYSCVLLLMCTSTHVYFYPCVLLPMCTSTHVYSYPCVLLLMCTSTRVYFYSCVLLLMCTSTHVYFYSCVLLLMCTSTHVYFYPCVLLPMCTSTHVYSYPCLSCHEYSD, via the exons atgtgtacttctactcatgtgtactactcatgtgtacttctactcatgtgtacttctactcatgtgtacttctaccCATGTGTACTTgtactcatgtgtacttctactcatgtgtacttctacttATGTGTACTTCTACCCATGTGTACTTgtactcatgtgtacttctactcatgtgtacaTCTACccatgtgtacttctactcatgtgtacttctacccatgtgtacttctactcatgtgtacttctactcatgt GTGTACTTCTACTCgtgtgtacttctactcatgtgtacttctactcatgtgcacttctactcatgtgtacttctactcatgtgtacttctactcatgtgtacatctactcatgtgtacttctaccCTTGTGTACTTCTACccatgtgtacttctactcatgtgtactcctacccatgtgtacttctactcat GTGTACTTCTACTCgtgtgtacttctactcatgtgtacttctactcatgtgcacttctactcatgtgtacttctactcatgtgtacttctactcatgtgtacatctactcatgtgtacttctaccCTTGTGTACTTCTACccatgtgtacttctactcatgtgtactcctacccatgt